A stretch of Imperialibacter roseus DNA encodes these proteins:
- a CDS encoding tetratricopeptide repeat protein: MKSIYQIKKETDDLPSTDLLKQVEYYRNNSTEIFMIDESIDQEHYRAKMKLMGDYGMTLSANSNYSEAYPILTKAIALWRTDPYRDDTPPEDISYFQHLLMHLGMAAFYRRDIEEAKETFGLLVKKDPTNYRYQNWQTTVTLYRLNIISRTFGYLFLGTVVLRIVLKSILPDWVDSFYYPVLSLFILGYIILEIIKWRNKSKLEKGRTMVAQEG; this comes from the coding sequence ATGAAAAGCATTTACCAAATCAAAAAGGAAACTGACGACTTGCCTTCCACGGATCTGCTCAAACAAGTGGAGTATTACCGGAATAATTCTACTGAAATTTTCATGATTGATGAGTCAATTGACCAGGAGCATTATCGAGCCAAAATGAAGCTTATGGGCGATTATGGAATGACTTTATCAGCCAATAGCAATTATTCAGAAGCGTATCCAATCTTAACAAAAGCTATTGCTCTGTGGAGAACTGACCCGTACCGGGACGACACACCGCCGGAGGACATTTCCTATTTCCAACACCTCCTTATGCACCTTGGAATGGCGGCATTTTACAGACGTGACATCGAGGAGGCAAAGGAAACTTTTGGACTACTAGTAAAAAAAGACCCGACGAACTATAGATATCAAAATTGGCAGACCACTGTTACCCTTTATCGGCTCAACATTATTTCTAGAACATTTGGTTATCTGTTTTTGGGGACAGTTGTATTGAGAATTGTCCTCAAGTCGATTTTGCCTGATTGGGTTGATAGTTTCTACTACCCAGTTTTATCACTCTTTATTTTGGGCTACATAATACTTGAGATAATAAAGTGGCGTAACAAGTCGAAATTGGAAAAGGGACGGACTATGGTAGCACAGGAGGGCTAA
- a CDS encoding peroxiredoxin family protein, with protein MIKYLVVALTGVLFITSCSEGTTQEGLKIAGKVKFPQETGIIQLEMLGLEGIDPIDTLTLAADSTFETYVQITEPSFLRINFYGKQAVPLVLDKSDVYIEAEAYSPQAPFTVTGSKDTEYFEAAGKLNAKFQSDVQMINNDYSQAMMSGDLETADKIREQYIDIEETFSKKMKALIWSMDNSVSAIFALNYLDDDAQFPFFDSVATRFQNGLPESRFTKELVTRVDDMRPLAVGAMAPEINLPNPNGESIKLSSLRGKYVLVDFWAAWCKPCRQENPNVVASYNRYKDRGFEILGVSLDRTKDAWLKAIEDDGLTWKHVSDLKYFNSEAAATYEINAIPATYLIGPDGKIVAKNLRGESLERKLEEIFG; from the coding sequence ATGATAAAGTATCTTGTAGTAGCATTAACAGGAGTTTTATTTATTACCTCTTGTTCTGAGGGTACAACTCAGGAAGGGCTGAAAATTGCCGGAAAAGTAAAATTCCCGCAAGAAACAGGCATCATTCAACTGGAAATGCTGGGCCTCGAGGGAATTGACCCTATAGATACGCTCACATTGGCCGCCGATAGTACGTTTGAAACCTATGTTCAAATCACTGAACCTTCTTTTTTAAGGATCAACTTCTACGGTAAGCAAGCAGTGCCTCTGGTGCTCGACAAAAGCGATGTTTATATAGAGGCGGAGGCTTATTCGCCGCAGGCCCCGTTCACTGTGACTGGCTCAAAGGACACTGAATATTTCGAAGCCGCTGGTAAGCTCAATGCCAAGTTTCAGTCCGACGTGCAGATGATTAACAATGACTACAGCCAGGCAATGATGTCGGGAGATCTTGAGACGGCTGATAAAATACGGGAGCAATATATCGATATAGAAGAGACCTTTAGTAAAAAAATGAAGGCGCTTATTTGGTCGATGGATAATTCAGTGTCGGCCATATTTGCTTTGAACTACCTGGACGATGATGCGCAGTTTCCGTTCTTCGACAGCGTAGCAACAAGGTTTCAGAATGGCCTGCCCGAATCCCGCTTCACCAAGGAACTGGTGACAAGGGTAGATGATATGAGGCCGCTGGCAGTGGGGGCAATGGCTCCGGAAATTAACCTTCCAAACCCTAATGGCGAATCAATTAAGTTGTCATCACTAAGAGGAAAATACGTGCTGGTGGACTTTTGGGCTGCCTGGTGCAAGCCATGCCGTCAGGAAAACCCGAATGTGGTGGCTTCTTACAACAGGTACAAGGACAGGGGTTTTGAAATATTGGGTGTTTCTCTTGATAGAACAAAGGATGCCTGGCTGAAGGCCATTGAAGACGATGGCCTCACCTGGAAGCATGTGTCGGATTTGAAATACTTTAATTCGGAAGCGGCCGCTACCTACGAAATCAATGCTATTCCGGCTACCTACCTGATTGGGCCTGATGGTAAGATTGTAGCCAAGAACCTTAGAGGAGAGTCATTGGAGAGGAAGCTTGAAGAGATTTTTGGGTGA
- the gatB gene encoding Asp-tRNA(Asn)/Glu-tRNA(Gln) amidotransferase subunit GatB produces the protein MSDLKDKNSFEAVIGLEVHVQLQTKSKVFSPDANKFGSEPNQHIHVISLGHPGSMPKLNKKALEYAIEMGLACHSEIGRYNFFDRKNYFYPDLPKGYQVTQDKTPICKGGYVEIGFDTNTPKKIMLHKIHMEEDAGKLMHVDGKDISAVDYNRAGVPLIEIVTDPMITSSQDAGAFLTEIRKMVRFLGISDGHMEEGSLRCDANVSIRKKGVTTLGNKVEVKNLNSIRYVQKAIEVEIERQTNLTLQGKKIISETRLFDPEKNQTYGMRMKEELNDYRYFPEPDLAPFVVDDTMLEDIRKKMAKLPRQYYDDFTQKYGLPSYDALVITEKRDFAHLFEEAIAHTTCYKQVSNWLMGPIKSYLKENGTSLRKLSLTGAMLADLVNLVEKGTVSYTVACQNIFPAVIKTGKAPHDIAHDMNLVQESDSDVLMPVIQEVLAQNADKVVMYKNGKKGLLGMFMGEVMKKTNGKADPKLTNQLLVESLA, from the coding sequence ATGAGTGATTTGAAGGACAAGAATAGCTTTGAGGCCGTTATTGGACTGGAAGTGCATGTGCAGCTGCAGACTAAAAGCAAGGTGTTTTCACCGGATGCCAATAAGTTTGGTTCAGAACCCAATCAGCACATCCATGTGATTAGCCTGGGGCATCCGGGCAGCATGCCGAAGTTGAACAAAAAGGCACTGGAGTACGCCATTGAAATGGGGCTGGCGTGTCACAGCGAAATAGGTCGCTATAATTTCTTTGACAGGAAGAACTACTTCTACCCCGACCTTCCAAAAGGCTATCAGGTGACGCAGGACAAAACACCGATTTGCAAAGGAGGTTATGTCGAAATTGGTTTCGATACCAACACTCCGAAAAAGATCATGCTCCATAAAATTCACATGGAGGAAGATGCGGGCAAATTGATGCACGTCGATGGTAAGGATATTTCGGCAGTGGACTACAACCGGGCTGGTGTGCCTTTGATAGAGATAGTGACTGACCCCATGATTACCTCATCGCAGGACGCCGGTGCCTTTCTTACTGAAATAAGAAAAATGGTGCGTTTTCTGGGCATTTCCGACGGTCATATGGAGGAAGGCTCTTTGCGTTGCGATGCCAACGTGTCGATTCGTAAAAAAGGGGTGACCACGCTGGGCAACAAAGTAGAAGTGAAAAACCTCAACAGCATCAGGTACGTGCAGAAGGCGATTGAGGTAGAAATAGAAAGGCAGACCAACCTTACCTTACAAGGGAAAAAGATCATTTCAGAGACCAGGCTGTTTGATCCCGAAAAGAACCAGACTTACGGCATGCGCATGAAGGAGGAGCTGAACGACTACAGGTATTTCCCTGAGCCGGATCTGGCTCCCTTTGTTGTGGATGACACCATGCTGGAAGACATCCGCAAAAAGATGGCCAAGCTTCCCCGGCAGTACTACGACGACTTCACGCAAAAGTATGGCCTGCCAAGCTACGACGCACTGGTGATCACCGAAAAAAGGGACTTTGCGCACCTGTTTGAAGAGGCCATTGCTCATACCACTTGCTATAAGCAGGTAAGCAATTGGCTCATGGGGCCGATTAAGAGTTACCTGAAGGAAAACGGCACCTCCCTGCGAAAGCTTTCGCTCACAGGCGCTATGCTGGCCGACTTGGTCAATCTGGTGGAAAAAGGAACAGTGAGCTACACCGTGGCCTGCCAAAACATATTTCCGGCAGTAATAAAGACCGGGAAGGCACCTCACGACATAGCGCACGACATGAACCTGGTGCAGGAGTCGGACAGCGATGTGCTGATGCCTGTGATACAAGAAGTGCTCGCCCAAAATGCGGATAAGGTGGTCATGTATAAAAACGGTAAAAAAGGACTGCTCGGCATGTTTATGGGGGAGGTAATGAAAAAAACCAACGGAAAGGCCGACCCGAAACTAACTAACCAGCTTTTGGTTGAATCATTGGCTTAG
- a CDS encoding M1 family metallopeptidase, protein MTRPTNLNLALLFIFLTTAALAQPDRWQQRVEYTMDIDMDVSAHQFKGKQKLVYYNNSPDTLTKVFYHLYFNAFQPGSSMDVRSRTIADPDRRVMDRIYHLKDDQIGYQKINSLKQDGKVLSYAVEGTVLEVNLAKPILPKSKVTFDMEFDAQVPLQVRRSGWANKEGVEYSMAQWYPKMAEYDYEGWHADPYVGREFYAPWGDFNVNIAIDSAYMIGGSGYLQNPEQIGKGYAKPGTTIKRPKGGKLTWQFKAQNVHDFMWAADPDYLHDVAQVPGGPALHFFYQGDTLVENWKELQGIAVKAFDFLSKNFGKYPYDKFAVVQGGDGGMEYPMSTLITGHRSVRSLVGVTVHEALHSWYQGVLGTNESLYPWMDEGFTDYATQITMHYLFDGPNGGNYINPLEGSYRSYFSLAQSGLEEPMSTHSDHYNTNRAYGSAAYSKGAVSQHQLSYVVGHETFMRGLRRYFDTWKMKHPNMNDYIRIQEKNSGLELDWYYEYFVNSTKTVDYGIKSVEEQGDQTNVTLERIEKMPMPIELYVEYADGSKELFYIPLDLMRGVKEHDDPSIPRTILTDWPWTHPYYTFSIPKKPKDIRYMEIDPTQRMADTDRTNQSYPWRSAVEAEGEPVNK, encoded by the coding sequence ATGACTCGACCTACAAACTTAAATTTAGCCCTGCTTTTTATCTTTTTGACAACGGCTGCGCTCGCTCAACCCGACAGGTGGCAGCAGCGTGTAGAGTACACTATGGACATTGACATGGATGTATCTGCCCATCAGTTCAAGGGTAAGCAAAAGCTCGTTTATTACAACAACTCTCCTGACACGCTCACGAAAGTGTTTTATCACCTTTACTTCAATGCTTTTCAGCCGGGAAGCTCGATGGACGTTCGCTCCAGAACCATCGCTGACCCGGACAGGCGGGTGATGGATAGAATTTACCATTTGAAAGATGACCAGATCGGCTATCAGAAGATCAACAGCCTGAAACAAGATGGCAAAGTGCTTTCTTATGCTGTAGAAGGCACTGTGCTGGAAGTGAACCTGGCCAAGCCAATTCTTCCGAAAAGCAAAGTGACTTTTGATATGGAGTTTGATGCACAGGTACCCTTGCAGGTTCGCCGCAGTGGCTGGGCCAACAAGGAGGGGGTGGAATACTCTATGGCGCAATGGTACCCAAAAATGGCTGAATATGACTACGAGGGCTGGCATGCCGATCCTTACGTAGGCAGGGAGTTTTACGCTCCATGGGGCGATTTTAATGTAAACATTGCGATTGATTCTGCTTATATGATAGGAGGCTCAGGCTATTTGCAGAACCCGGAGCAAATTGGCAAAGGCTATGCAAAGCCAGGGACTACTATTAAAAGACCGAAAGGGGGCAAGCTGACCTGGCAGTTCAAAGCTCAGAACGTGCATGACTTTATGTGGGCTGCCGACCCTGACTATCTGCACGATGTGGCTCAGGTGCCTGGCGGGCCTGCCCTGCACTTCTTTTATCAGGGTGACACGCTGGTGGAAAACTGGAAGGAGCTTCAAGGTATTGCAGTAAAGGCATTCGACTTCCTGAGCAAAAACTTTGGCAAATATCCCTACGACAAGTTTGCTGTGGTGCAGGGAGGCGATGGTGGCATGGAATACCCTATGTCAACTTTGATTACCGGGCATAGGTCAGTTCGCAGTTTGGTAGGTGTGACTGTACACGAAGCCTTGCACAGCTGGTACCAGGGGGTGTTGGGCACTAACGAGTCGCTGTACCCATGGATGGATGAGGGTTTTACTGACTATGCCACGCAGATCACCATGCACTACCTTTTCGATGGGCCGAACGGTGGTAATTACATCAACCCGCTGGAGGGCTCGTATCGTTCTTACTTCTCACTGGCACAAAGCGGCCTCGAGGAACCTATGTCGACACATTCCGATCACTACAATACCAACAGAGCTTACGGTTCTGCGGCTTACTCGAAGGGGGCGGTTTCACAACATCAGCTGAGCTATGTGGTTGGTCACGAAACATTCATGCGGGGACTGCGGAGGTATTTTGATACCTGGAAGATGAAGCACCCCAACATGAACGACTATATCAGGATTCAGGAAAAGAATTCAGGCCTGGAGCTCGACTGGTACTACGAGTACTTTGTGAACTCCACCAAGACCGTTGACTATGGCATTAAGTCGGTAGAAGAGCAGGGAGATCAAACAAACGTTACGCTTGAGAGAATTGAAAAAATGCCGATGCCTATAGAGCTGTACGTGGAATATGCCGATGGCAGCAAAGAGTTGTTTTATATTCCATTGGATTTAATGAGGGGGGTGAAGGAACATGACGACCCGAGCATTCCACGCACGATCCTTACCGACTGGCCCTGGACGCATCCTTACTACACGTTCAGCATTCCAAAGAAGCCGAAGGACATCAGGTACATGGAGATTGACCCAACGCAACGCATGGCTGACACTGACCGCACCAACCAGAGCTACCCCTGGCGCTCAGCAGTGGAAGCTGAGGGAGAACCGGTGAATAAGTAG
- the xerA gene encoding site-specific tyrosine recombinase/integron integrase → MEKLQNITLRHLYFNDEKYIGIQFYPHKVVQALIKELPEPKWSKEHNMVCIKNTPQNLTAIFNKFKGVAWVNCSYFFKNRPINTYGEGNGDVSWLEKRKLAPDYRACPPEYLQKLSIKKYSASTIRTYVSYFEKFINYYKEDELGNLNEQHIRRFLETIVKDRGSNSALNQAVNAIKFYYEIVLDMPNRFYDIDRPRKEHKLPKVLAKDEVLAIIANTTNIKHRCILELLYSAGLRRSELLNLKVSDIDSHRMLVRVEGAKGNKDRFTLLSSTVLADLRRYVAKYKPQNYLFEGPACSKYTGSSLEHILHGAAKRAGILQKVTPHMLRHSFATHLLENGTDLRNIQILLGHNSLKTTEIYTHVANNAFSSIKNPLD, encoded by the coding sequence ATGGAAAAGCTGCAAAACATTACGTTAAGGCATCTTTACTTCAACGATGAGAAGTATATAGGCATTCAATTTTACCCTCACAAAGTGGTGCAGGCACTGATAAAGGAGCTTCCCGAGCCGAAATGGAGCAAAGAGCACAATATGGTGTGTATTAAGAATACCCCGCAAAACCTCACTGCTATCTTTAATAAGTTCAAGGGGGTGGCGTGGGTTAATTGTAGTTACTTTTTTAAAAACCGGCCGATCAATACCTACGGGGAAGGGAATGGGGATGTCAGTTGGCTTGAGAAAAGGAAACTAGCGCCTGACTATCGAGCGTGTCCGCCAGAGTACCTGCAAAAGCTGTCGATAAAAAAGTATTCAGCCAGCACGATCCGCACCTATGTTAGCTATTTCGAGAAGTTCATCAATTACTATAAGGAGGATGAGCTGGGAAACTTGAATGAGCAACATATCAGGAGATTTCTCGAAACGATTGTAAAGGACAGAGGCTCCAACTCAGCCCTGAATCAGGCAGTGAATGCTATTAAATTCTATTATGAGATTGTGTTGGATATGCCCAACAGGTTTTATGACATTGATCGTCCGAGAAAGGAACACAAATTGCCCAAAGTGCTGGCAAAAGATGAAGTGTTGGCCATCATTGCTAACACCACCAATATCAAGCATCGGTGTATTCTAGAGTTGCTGTACTCAGCTGGGCTGCGAAGAAGTGAGCTTCTCAATCTGAAGGTGAGTGATATAGACAGCCATCGGATGCTGGTTCGTGTGGAAGGAGCGAAAGGCAATAAAGACAGATTTACACTATTGTCGTCGACTGTGCTGGCAGATTTGCGCAGGTACGTTGCAAAGTACAAGCCTCAAAATTACTTGTTTGAGGGCCCAGCCTGTTCAAAATACACAGGGAGTAGCCTGGAACATATTCTGCACGGAGCGGCTAAAAGGGCTGGCATTCTACAAAAAGTTACGCCGCACATGCTACGGCACAGCTTTGCCACACATTTGCTTGAAAATGGCACTGACCTACGAAATATTCAGATATTACTTGGGCATAATTCGTTGAAAACTACTGAGATCTATACTCATGTGGCTAACAATGCTTTTTCTTCCATCAAAAATCCGTTAGATTAA
- a CDS encoding carboxypeptidase-like regulatory domain-containing protein, producing MIRILTLSFLLALVFDASAQVKITGKVYDISDKELLPGVTVKELNTNNGTNTNLEGEFTLQVQDLPTTLEFSFIGMVPKKITIENSDELTVEMVADCYKDSFDHQLIGFDLNSGIINNPYGGQLLLTFPAFLRSTTFKTGIGYQTNFDDNENLTAHFTIDHIVFKCDYELDVKFNY from the coding sequence TTGATCAGAATTTTAACTTTATCTTTTCTTCTTGCACTTGTATTTGATGCTAGTGCTCAGGTCAAAATTACAGGGAAAGTTTATGACATTAGCGATAAGGAGTTGCTTCCTGGTGTAACGGTCAAGGAACTCAATACTAACAACGGAACTAATACAAATCTAGAAGGGGAATTCACTTTACAGGTTCAGGACTTACCCACGACTTTAGAGTTTTCCTTTATTGGAATGGTACCTAAAAAAATCACTATCGAAAACAGTGATGAATTAACAGTAGAGATGGTAGCAGATTGTTATAAAGATTCATTTGATCATCAATTAATTGGTTTTGACCTCAATAGTGGGATAATTAATAACCCATACGGAGGACAGCTATTGCTTACTTTTCCCGCATTCTTAAGATCGACAACTTTTAAAACAGGCATTGGATACCAGACGAATTTTGATGATAATGAAAATTTAACTGCCCATTTCACAATAGATCATATAGTTTTCAAATGCGACTATGAATTAGACGTTAAATTTAACTACTAG
- a CDS encoding DUF6882 domain-containing protein — protein sequence MDRTFLFVTITLISGCTHLQTVTEQGLSKPEATDEFVDFLTDAHNYLVEQQDICQKDYGLSTYERWFYDQETGLIEFFNGDTLKLRITYQEVGTVSKISNTWLWAWANPNLTDNIAVDSEVVREFGDSNNFERLTKRKWMADEVDGWEMTAVMAFLTNAKGAYRVPGDNVYSFLVFTDIERINQ from the coding sequence ATGGATCGTACGTTTCTTTTCGTAACTATTACTTTAATCAGTGGTTGCACCCACCTACAAACCGTGACCGAACAGGGCTTAAGCAAGCCAGAAGCGACAGATGAATTTGTCGACTTTTTAACTGACGCTCATAACTACTTGGTTGAACAGCAAGACATCTGCCAAAAGGACTATGGCTTGAGCACGTATGAACGTTGGTTCTACGATCAGGAAACTGGACTCATAGAATTCTTCAATGGTGATACTCTGAAGCTCAGGATCACCTACCAAGAAGTAGGAACCGTCTCTAAAATATCGAATACTTGGCTTTGGGCGTGGGCTAACCCAAACTTGACAGATAATATTGCAGTAGACTCCGAGGTTGTACGGGAATTTGGAGATTCAAACAACTTTGAACGGCTAACCAAACGCAAGTGGATGGCGGACGAAGTTGACGGATGGGAAATGACGGCAGTTATGGCTTTCCTAACCAATGCAAAAGGGGCTTACCGTGTTCCTGGAGACAATGTTTATTCCTTTCTGGTATTTACAGACATTGAACGGATCAACCAATAA
- a CDS encoding DNA alkylation repair protein — protein METVESVISGLKHLADEGTKKGVERFGIPSEKALGIKTPELRKIAKSIKKNHTLALQLWQTDIHEAKVLASMVGDPIQMTTEQMDAWVADMYSWDVCDQCCGNLFVYTPFWKSKVAEWIPSEHEFTRRAGIVLIAEATMHQKNNVSDDELRSMLRTAIEVANDPRNFIKKAISWAMRQVGKKRPHLTAEVIELARKLQATDDKTSKWIASDVIRELEKR, from the coding sequence ATGGAGACGGTAGAAAGTGTTATTAGTGGTTTAAAACATCTGGCGGATGAAGGGACGAAGAAAGGCGTAGAGCGATTCGGCATCCCCTCAGAAAAAGCGTTGGGAATCAAAACGCCTGAGCTTCGCAAAATAGCCAAAAGCATCAAAAAGAACCACACCCTGGCGCTTCAGCTCTGGCAAACGGATATTCATGAGGCAAAGGTGCTGGCCAGCATGGTTGGCGACCCGATACAAATGACCACTGAGCAAATGGATGCGTGGGTGGCAGACATGTATTCCTGGGATGTGTGCGACCAGTGCTGCGGTAACCTGTTCGTTTATACTCCTTTTTGGAAAAGCAAAGTAGCCGAATGGATTCCCTCTGAACATGAGTTCACCCGAAGGGCAGGCATTGTGCTAATAGCCGAAGCCACCATGCACCAAAAGAACAATGTTTCCGATGACGAACTACGCTCTATGCTCCGTACAGCAATTGAGGTTGCCAATGACCCCCGGAATTTCATAAAGAAAGCAATAAGCTGGGCAATGAGGCAGGTAGGGAAGAAAAGACCTCATCTAACTGCCGAGGTGATTGAACTGGCAAGGAAGCTCCAGGCCACAGATGACAAGACCAGCAAGTGGATTGCCAGTGATGTGATTCGGGAGTTGGAAAAGAGGTGA
- a CDS encoding HU family DNA-binding protein produces the protein MIRKTYGIIARTEAGKPAGGPPKYYPALLPLRKATEEDVMLRMEREYGIKRAEYKRFIMALEDMIVKLLETHNHIELGALGYVRLEIQTSGADRPELVTEQNVKKATLHLRFSQVIKQGLKQLRFEKASSR, from the coding sequence ATGATAAGAAAAACCTATGGCATTATTGCCAGAACTGAGGCGGGAAAGCCCGCTGGCGGCCCACCCAAATATTACCCGGCGCTGCTGCCTCTGCGTAAAGCCACCGAAGAAGACGTGATGCTGAGGATGGAAAGGGAGTATGGCATCAAGCGTGCTGAATACAAGCGCTTTATCATGGCTCTGGAAGATATGATTGTGAAGTTACTTGAAACGCATAACCATATTGAATTGGGTGCACTGGGCTATGTGCGGCTGGAGATCCAAACCAGCGGAGCCGATCGGCCCGAATTGGTCACTGAACAAAACGTCAAGAAGGCCACGTTGCATCTGCGCTTCAGTCAGGTGATCAAGCAGGGGTTGAAGCAGTTGCGATTTGAGAAAGCGAGCAGCAGATGA